The following proteins come from a genomic window of Deltaproteobacteria bacterium IMCC39524:
- the glpK gene encoding glycerol kinase GlpK produces MKGRHILAIDQGTTSSRAMIFDDKGHCIALAQKEFTQIYPQDGWVEHDPEELWQSVLNVCRQAMQQAGEEGVEVAGIGITNQRETTLVWDRQTGKPIYNAIVWQDRRTADSCTELKATGKEEHVAACTGLLLDPYFSATKLAWILDHVVGARAKAERGELAFGTVDSFLLWRLTGGKAHATDATNASRTMLFNIHTQEWDSSLLEMFNIPEALLPAVKDCIADFGTTDAKLFGRTIPISGIAGDQQAAAIGQACFEPGMIKSTYGTGCFVLMNTGEKALRSRNRLLTTVAYRVDGQTSYAIEGSIFAAGAAVQWIRDGLKLIDSAGEVEGLAQGLASNFGVYLVPAFTGLGAPHWDPQARGAIFGLTRDTGIAEIVRATLESVGYQTYDLMEAMKRDSKTGSKALRVDGGMAANNWFLQFLADLLDVPVERPQVTETTALGAASLAGVQLGVFDSLANIGSHWQRDALFTPKLSAAKRHDLLSGWEKAVSRVLVG; encoded by the coding sequence ATGAAAGGACGTCACATCCTTGCGATCGACCAGGGGACAACCAGTTCCCGCGCGATGATCTTTGACGACAAAGGGCACTGTATCGCTCTTGCCCAGAAGGAATTCACCCAGATCTACCCTCAGGATGGCTGGGTCGAGCATGACCCGGAGGAGCTCTGGCAGTCGGTGCTCAATGTCTGTCGCCAGGCCATGCAGCAAGCCGGGGAAGAGGGGGTAGAGGTTGCGGGCATAGGCATCACCAACCAGCGCGAGACGACCCTGGTATGGGATCGCCAAACCGGCAAGCCCATCTACAACGCCATCGTCTGGCAGGATCGGCGCACCGCTGACAGTTGCACCGAGCTCAAAGCCACTGGCAAGGAGGAACATGTCGCCGCATGCACCGGTCTGCTGCTCGACCCTTACTTTTCGGCAACCAAACTAGCCTGGATTCTGGACCATGTCGTCGGGGCCAGGGCCAAAGCCGAAAGGGGTGAACTGGCCTTCGGCACTGTCGACAGTTTTCTGCTCTGGCGGCTGACCGGCGGCAAGGCACACGCCACTGACGCCACCAACGCGTCGCGGACCATGCTGTTCAATATCCATACGCAAGAATGGGACAGCTCTTTATTGGAGATGTTCAACATCCCAGAGGCCCTGTTGCCCGCAGTCAAAGATTGCATCGCCGACTTCGGCACGACCGACGCCAAGCTGTTCGGACGAACCATTCCTATCAGTGGCATAGCCGGGGATCAACAGGCGGCAGCCATCGGCCAAGCTTGCTTTGAACCGGGAATGATCAAAAGTACCTACGGCACCGGCTGTTTCGTGTTGATGAACACCGGTGAAAAGGCTCTACGTTCCCGGAATCGCCTGCTGACAACGGTCGCTTACCGCGTTGACGGACAGACCAGCTACGCCATCGAAGGCTCCATCTTTGCAGCCGGAGCGGCTGTCCAGTGGATTCGCGATGGGCTGAAATTGATCGACTCCGCCGGCGAGGTCGAAGGCTTGGCGCAAGGCCTCGCCTCCAATTTCGGCGTCTACCTGGTCCCGGCTTTTACGGGCCTGGGCGCTCCACATTGGGACCCTCAAGCACGCGGAGCCATCTTCGGGCTGACCCGCGACACCGGAATTGCTGAAATAGTCCGGGCAACCCTGGAATCGGTCGGCTACCAGACCTACGACCTCATGGAAGCGATGAAGCGCGACAGCAAAACCGGCTCGAAGGCGTTGCGGGTCGATGGCGGCATGGCCGCCAACAACTGGTTTCTGCAGTTTTTGGCGGACCTGCTCGACGTTCCGGTTGAGCGCCCCCAGGTCACGGAAACCACAGCCTTGGGGGCGGCTTCTTTGGCGGGCGTCCAGCTCGGTGTCTTTGATTCGCTGGCCAACATAGGCAGCCATTGGCAACGTGACGCATTATTTACCCCCAAACTGAGCGCTGCAAAACGACACGATTTGCTGAGCGGCTGGGAAAAAGCCGTCTCCAGGGTGCTAGTTGGGTAA
- a CDS encoding DeoR family transcriptional regulator, whose protein sequence is MNQRQQEILLLVQQQAFVAIETLAQNFQVTPQTIRRDINTLCDQQLLTRYHGGAGLSTNVENVEYSARQVMNLDEKRCIAELTAKQIPDRASIFINIGTTTEEVAKALQNHTGLRIITNNLKVAVILRSNPSFEIIIPGGAVRPRDGGITGEATLDFIRQFKVDFGIIGISSIDADGTLLDFDYHEVRVTQAIIENARQVFLVADQSKFERSAMIRIGNIREVDAFFTDRPPPTQILEMLSEANVVLHTSDAAMGKTKRPTGII, encoded by the coding sequence ATGAACCAGCGACAACAGGAAATTTTACTTCTCGTTCAACAGCAGGCCTTCGTTGCCATCGAAACGCTGGCGCAGAATTTCCAAGTTACGCCGCAAACGATCCGCCGCGATATCAATACCCTCTGCGATCAGCAACTGCTCACCCGCTACCATGGCGGGGCCGGGCTCTCCACAAATGTTGAAAATGTTGAATACTCTGCCCGCCAGGTCATGAATCTGGATGAGAAGCGTTGTATCGCCGAGCTCACCGCAAAGCAAATTCCCGATCGGGCATCGATCTTTATCAACATCGGCACCACAACCGAAGAAGTTGCCAAGGCCTTACAGAATCATACCGGCTTGCGGATTATCACCAACAACCTCAAGGTTGCAGTGATTCTGCGCAGCAATCCCAGTTTTGAAATCATTATACCAGGTGGCGCTGTCAGACCTCGTGATGGCGGCATTACCGGCGAAGCAACCCTCGATTTTATCCGCCAGTTCAAGGTTGATTTCGGCATCATCGGCATTTCCAGCATCGACGCGGATGGAACGCTGCTCGACTTTGACTATCATGAGGTTCGGGTAACCCAGGCCATTATCGAAAACGCCCGACAGGTCTTTCTGGTTGCGGACCAGAGCAAATTCGAGCGCAGTGCAATGATCCGGATCGGCAACATCAGAGAGGTTGACGCTTTCTTTACCGACCGTCCGCCACCAACGCAGATCCTTGAGATGCTAAGCGAAGCTAACGTTGTCCTACATACTTCTGATGCTGCCATGGGCAAGACGAAACGGCCGACAGGGATAATCTGA
- a CDS encoding FAD-dependent oxidoreductase — MARPQHLQHLKDGRTFDLLVIGGGATGCGVALDAATRGLDVALVEKNDFSEGTSSRSTKLVHGGVRYLEMAVTKLDRVEYNLVKDGLRERGLLLKNARHLSNRLPLITPLYKWLDVPYVFAGLKLYDILSGKQNIGHSRLLSRKEALRRFPMLKAEGLKAGVLYYDGQFHDSRMALSLALTAAQHGATIANHVAVSGLCKEGGKIVGAELTDSLTGESWPLKAKGVINATGPFVDQIRVMDNPEASKILSASTGIHLVLDKRFAPPDTGLMIPETEDGRVLFVLPWEDHALVGTTDEPAEVTDHPQPLESEIDYLLRHVAQYFNLKVKKSDIKAVWSGLRPLVSDPNAIGTAKLARDHVIEDSASGLLTIAGGKWTTYRKMALDTVDHALNRFTLSAPRPTCQTEQLPIIGSANYHEKGDLELSKKYGFAADVASYLNRTYGDQAEQVAELAEARQGIRLVKNHPILEAEVVYAARYELAERVIDVLARRTPLALLDTKAASQAAPRVLEIMAEELGWDQRRCDDEVLLVEKRLSEAL, encoded by the coding sequence ATGGCAAGACCTCAGCATTTACAGCATTTGAAAGATGGTCGCACTTTTGACCTGCTTGTCATTGGCGGTGGAGCAACAGGCTGCGGGGTCGCCCTTGACGCGGCAACGCGTGGTCTGGACGTTGCGCTGGTTGAAAAAAATGACTTTTCCGAAGGCACCAGTAGTCGTAGCACCAAGTTGGTTCACGGCGGTGTTCGCTACCTGGAGATGGCGGTAACAAAACTGGACCGGGTGGAGTATAACCTGGTCAAGGATGGTCTCCGCGAACGAGGCCTCTTGCTGAAAAACGCACGACACTTGTCAAACCGACTGCCCCTGATCACTCCGCTCTACAAATGGCTTGACGTGCCTTATGTTTTTGCTGGGCTCAAACTCTACGACATCCTCTCCGGAAAACAGAATATTGGTCACAGTCGTCTGTTGAGCCGCAAGGAAGCCTTGCGTCGTTTCCCGATGTTGAAAGCCGAAGGGTTAAAAGCCGGAGTCCTCTATTACGATGGTCAGTTTCATGATTCCCGTATGGCCCTCTCCCTGGCATTGACGGCCGCACAGCATGGCGCGACGATTGCCAACCATGTTGCAGTTTCCGGATTATGCAAAGAGGGTGGGAAAATTGTCGGGGCGGAATTGACAGATTCTTTAACCGGCGAGTCCTGGCCGTTGAAGGCCAAGGGCGTGATCAATGCCACCGGTCCTTTTGTCGATCAAATAAGGGTGATGGACAACCCCGAAGCGTCCAAAATCCTTTCTGCAAGTACGGGAATTCACCTCGTGCTGGATAAACGTTTCGCTCCACCCGACACCGGCCTGATGATTCCAGAAACCGAAGATGGCCGGGTTCTCTTTGTCCTGCCCTGGGAAGATCATGCCTTGGTCGGCACGACTGATGAGCCTGCAGAAGTTACCGATCACCCCCAGCCCCTTGAATCAGAGATTGACTACCTGCTGCGTCACGTCGCCCAATATTTTAATCTCAAAGTCAAAAAATCAGACATCAAGGCAGTCTGGTCAGGATTGAGACCACTTGTATCCGACCCGAATGCCATCGGCACAGCCAAATTGGCTCGCGACCATGTGATCGAGGACAGTGCCAGCGGCTTACTGACCATTGCCGGCGGTAAGTGGACCACGTATCGAAAAATGGCTCTTGATACCGTAGATCATGCATTAAACCGGTTCACCTTGTCTGCACCGAGACCGACATGTCAGACCGAGCAGTTACCGATTATCGGCAGCGCAAACTATCATGAGAAGGGCGATCTTGAGCTGAGCAAAAAATATGGTTTCGCCGCGGATGTTGCTTCCTACTTGAATCGAACCTACGGTGATCAGGCGGAGCAGGTTGCTGAATTAGCTGAAGCAAGACAAGGGATACGGCTTGTCAAAAATCACCCGATTCTGGAAGCGGAAGTTGTTTATGCTGCTCGCTATGAATTGGCTGAACGGGTTATCGATGTTCTCGCTCGGCGAACGCCATTGGCCTTGCTGGATACCAAGGCAGCAAGCCAGGCGGCACCGAGGGTACTGGAAATCATGGCAGAAGAACTGGGTTGGGATCAACGTCGCTGTGATGATGAAGTTTTATTGGTTGAAAAGAGGTTGTCTGAGGCCCTTTAA